In Gossypium hirsutum isolate 1008001.06 chromosome D06, Gossypium_hirsutum_v2.1, whole genome shotgun sequence, one genomic interval encodes:
- the LOC107901027 gene encoding sucrose synthase-like: protein MAERVITRVHSLRERLDDTLIAHRNEVLALLTRIEGKGKGILQHHQIILEFEAIPEETRKKLADGAFSEILRSSQEAIVLPPWVALAVRPRPGVWEYIKVNVHALVVEELTVAEYLHFKEELVDGSANGNFVLELDFEPFNASFPRSTLSKSIGNGVEFLNRHLSAKLFHDKESMHPLLEFLKVHCHKGKNMMLNDRIQNLNSLQHVLRKAEEYLGTLPAETPYAELEHKFQEIGLERGWGDTAGRVLEMIQLLLDLLEAPDPCTLEKFLGRVPMVFNVVILTPHGYFAQDNVLGYPDTGGQVVYILDQVRALENEMLLRIKQQGLNITPRILIITRLLPDAVGTTCGQRVEKVYGTEYSDILRVPFRTEKGIVRRWISRFEVWPYLETYTEDVAHEISKELQGKPDLIIGNYSDGNIVASLLAHKLGVTQCTIAHALEKTKYPDSDIYWKKLEDKYHFSCQFTADLIAMNHTDFIITSTFQEIAGSKDTVGQYESHTAFTLPGLYRVVHGIDVFDPKFNIVSPGADMSIYFPYTEEKRRLKHFHPEIEDLLYSKVENEEHLCVLNDRNKPILFTMARLDRVKNLTGLVEWYGKNAKLRELVNLVVVGGDRRKESEDLEEKAEMKKMFELIETYKLNGQFRWISSQMNRVRNGELYRYICDTRGAFVQPALYEAFGLTVVEAMTCGLPTFATCNGGPAEIIVHGKSGFNIDPYHGDQAAEILADFFDKCKKDPSHWNDISEGGLKRIQEKYTWQIYSERLLTLTGVYGFWKHVSNLDRRESRRYLEMFYALKYRKLAESVPLAEE, encoded by the exons GAAGCGATCGTGTTGCCACCATGGGTTGCACTTGCAGTTCGTCCAAGGCCTGGTGTTTGGGAGTATATTAAAGTGAATGTCCACGCCCTTGTTGTTGAGGAACTCACTGTTGCTGAGTATCTTCACTTCAAGGAAGAGCTTGTTGATGGAAG TGCAAATGGCAATTTCGTtttggaattggattttgagccCTTCAATGCATCTTTCCCTCGCTCAACTCTTTCCAAGTCTATCGGTAATGGTGTCGAGTTCCTCAACCGCCACCTTTCGGCTAAATTGTTCCATGACAAGGAGAGCATGCACCCTTTGCTTGAATTCCTCAAAGTCCATTGCCACAAAGGAAAG AACATGATGTTGAATGACAGAATTCAAAACCTGAATTCCCTTCAACATGTATTGAGGAAGGCAGAAGAATATCTTGGTACACTGCCAGCTGAGACACCGTACGCTGAACTCGAACACAAGTTCCAGGAAATCGGTTTAGAGAGAGGTTGGGGTGATACCGCGGGGCGTGTGCTGGAGATGATCCAACTCCTTTTGGATCTTCTCGAGGCCCCTGATCCTTGCACCCTTGAGAAGTTCCTCGGGAGAGTCCCCATGGTGTTCAATGTTGTCATCCTTACTCCTCACGGATACTTTGCTCAAGACAACGTTTTGGGGTACCCCGACACCGGTGGCCAG GTTGTATACATCTTGGATCAAGTCCGTGCCTTGGAGAACGAGATGCTCCTCCGTATCAAGCAGCAAGGACTCAACATTACCCCTCGAATCTTAATT ATTACCAGACTTCTCCCTGATGCCGTTGGAACAACTTGTGGTCAACGAGTCGAGAAGGTATACGGAACGGAATACTCAGACATCCTCCGAGTACCCTTTAGAACAGAGAAGGGAATTGTACGTAGATGGATCTCGAGATTCGAAGTCTGGCCCTACTTGGAAACTTACACTGAG GATGTTGCTCACGAAATTTCCAAAGAGTTGCAAGGCAAGCCCGATCTCATCATCGGAAACTATAGTGACGGTAACATTGTTGCCTCGTTGCTGGCTCATAAATTGGGAGTCACACAG TGTACCATTGCCCATGCTTTGGAGAAAACAAAGTACCCAGATTCCGATATTTACTGGAAGAAGCTCGAGGATAAATACCATTTCTCCTGCCAATTTACAGCTGATCTTATTGCAATGAACCATACAGATTTCATCATCACTAGTACTTTCCAAGAAATTGCAGGaag CAAGGACACTGTTGGTCAATATGAGAGTCACACTGCTTTCACTCTTCCTGGTCTATACCGAGTCGTACACGGTATCGACGTATTTGATCCCAAATTCAACATCGTGTCTCCCGGTGCTGACATGAGCATATACTTCCCTTACACCGAGGAGAAGAGGAGGTTGAAGCATTTCCACCCCGAGATTGAAGACCTCCTTTACAGCAAAGTCGAGAACGAAGAACACTT ATGTGTGCTAAACGACCGCAACAAGCCGATCCTATTCACAATGGCAAGGCTGGACCGTGTTAAGAACTTAACCGGACTCGTCGAGTGGTACGGAAAGAATGCAAAGCTTCGCGAGTTGGTTAACCTTGTAGTCGTAGGTGGAGACAGGAGAAAGGAATCCGAAGATTTAGAAGAGAAGGCCGAAATGAAGAAGATGTTTGAGCTGATAGAAACATACAAATTGAACGGCCAATTCAGATGGATATCATCGCAAATGAACCGAGTTAGGAACGGTGAGCTGTACCGCTACATTTGCGACACAAGGGGTGCCTTCGTACAACCAGCATTGTACGAAGCCTTTGGATTAACGGTTGTTGAAGCCATGACTTGCGGGTTGCCCACATTTGCTACCTGCAATGGTGGACCAGCTGAAATCATTGTCCACGGTAAATCTGGGTTCAACATTGATCCTTACCATGGTGATCAAGCTGCAGAGATCCTTGCCGACTTCTTCGACAAATGTAAAAAAGACCCATCTCACTGGAACGACATCTCTGAGGGTGGCTTGAAACGTATCCAGGAGAA ATACACATGGCAGATATACTCGGAGAGGCTATTAACACTGACGGGAGTGTATGGGTTCTGGAAGCACGTTTCCAACCTTGACCGTCGCGAGAGCCGCCGTTACCTGGAGATGTTTTATGCTCTTAAGTACCGCAAGCTG GCTGAATCGGTTCCTCTGGCAGAGGAGTAA
- the LOC107901027 gene encoding sucrose synthase-like isoform X1, producing MVGKMAERVITRVHSLRERLDDTLIAHRNEVLALLTRIEGKGKGILQHHQIILEFEAIPEETRKKLADGAFSEILRSSQEAIVLPPWVALAVRPRPGVWEYIKVNVHALVVEELTVAEYLHFKEELVDGSANGNFVLELDFEPFNASFPRSTLSKSIGNGVEFLNRHLSAKLFHDKESMHPLLEFLKVHCHKGKNMMLNDRIQNLNSLQHVLRKAEEYLGTLPAETPYAELEHKFQEIGLERGWGDTAGRVLEMIQLLLDLLEAPDPCTLEKFLGRVPMVFNVVILTPHGYFAQDNVLGYPDTGGQVVYILDQVRALENEMLLRIKQQGLNITPRILIITRLLPDAVGTTCGQRVEKVYGTEYSDILRVPFRTEKGIVRRWISRFEVWPYLETYTEDVAHEISKELQGKPDLIIGNYSDGNIVASLLAHKLGVTQCTIAHALEKTKYPDSDIYWKKLEDKYHFSCQFTADLIAMNHTDFIITSTFQEIAGSKDTVGQYESHTAFTLPGLYRVVHGIDVFDPKFNIVSPGADMSIYFPYTEEKRRLKHFHPEIEDLLYSKVENEEHLCVLNDRNKPILFTMARLDRVKNLTGLVEWYGKNAKLRELVNLVVVGGDRRKESEDLEEKAEMKKMFELIETYKLNGQFRWISSQMNRVRNGELYRYICDTRGAFVQPALYEAFGLTVVEAMTCGLPTFATCNGGPAEIIVHGKSGFNIDPYHGDQAAEILADFFDKCKKDPSHWNDISEGGLKRIQEKYTWQIYSERLLTLTGVYGFWKHVSNLDRRESRRYLEMFYALKYRKLAESVPLAEE from the exons GAAGCGATCGTGTTGCCACCATGGGTTGCACTTGCAGTTCGTCCAAGGCCTGGTGTTTGGGAGTATATTAAAGTGAATGTCCACGCCCTTGTTGTTGAGGAACTCACTGTTGCTGAGTATCTTCACTTCAAGGAAGAGCTTGTTGATGGAAG TGCAAATGGCAATTTCGTtttggaattggattttgagccCTTCAATGCATCTTTCCCTCGCTCAACTCTTTCCAAGTCTATCGGTAATGGTGTCGAGTTCCTCAACCGCCACCTTTCGGCTAAATTGTTCCATGACAAGGAGAGCATGCACCCTTTGCTTGAATTCCTCAAAGTCCATTGCCACAAAGGAAAG AACATGATGTTGAATGACAGAATTCAAAACCTGAATTCCCTTCAACATGTATTGAGGAAGGCAGAAGAATATCTTGGTACACTGCCAGCTGAGACACCGTACGCTGAACTCGAACACAAGTTCCAGGAAATCGGTTTAGAGAGAGGTTGGGGTGATACCGCGGGGCGTGTGCTGGAGATGATCCAACTCCTTTTGGATCTTCTCGAGGCCCCTGATCCTTGCACCCTTGAGAAGTTCCTCGGGAGAGTCCCCATGGTGTTCAATGTTGTCATCCTTACTCCTCACGGATACTTTGCTCAAGACAACGTTTTGGGGTACCCCGACACCGGTGGCCAG GTTGTATACATCTTGGATCAAGTCCGTGCCTTGGAGAACGAGATGCTCCTCCGTATCAAGCAGCAAGGACTCAACATTACCCCTCGAATCTTAATT ATTACCAGACTTCTCCCTGATGCCGTTGGAACAACTTGTGGTCAACGAGTCGAGAAGGTATACGGAACGGAATACTCAGACATCCTCCGAGTACCCTTTAGAACAGAGAAGGGAATTGTACGTAGATGGATCTCGAGATTCGAAGTCTGGCCCTACTTGGAAACTTACACTGAG GATGTTGCTCACGAAATTTCCAAAGAGTTGCAAGGCAAGCCCGATCTCATCATCGGAAACTATAGTGACGGTAACATTGTTGCCTCGTTGCTGGCTCATAAATTGGGAGTCACACAG TGTACCATTGCCCATGCTTTGGAGAAAACAAAGTACCCAGATTCCGATATTTACTGGAAGAAGCTCGAGGATAAATACCATTTCTCCTGCCAATTTACAGCTGATCTTATTGCAATGAACCATACAGATTTCATCATCACTAGTACTTTCCAAGAAATTGCAGGaag CAAGGACACTGTTGGTCAATATGAGAGTCACACTGCTTTCACTCTTCCTGGTCTATACCGAGTCGTACACGGTATCGACGTATTTGATCCCAAATTCAACATCGTGTCTCCCGGTGCTGACATGAGCATATACTTCCCTTACACCGAGGAGAAGAGGAGGTTGAAGCATTTCCACCCCGAGATTGAAGACCTCCTTTACAGCAAAGTCGAGAACGAAGAACACTT ATGTGTGCTAAACGACCGCAACAAGCCGATCCTATTCACAATGGCAAGGCTGGACCGTGTTAAGAACTTAACCGGACTCGTCGAGTGGTACGGAAAGAATGCAAAGCTTCGCGAGTTGGTTAACCTTGTAGTCGTAGGTGGAGACAGGAGAAAGGAATCCGAAGATTTAGAAGAGAAGGCCGAAATGAAGAAGATGTTTGAGCTGATAGAAACATACAAATTGAACGGCCAATTCAGATGGATATCATCGCAAATGAACCGAGTTAGGAACGGTGAGCTGTACCGCTACATTTGCGACACAAGGGGTGCCTTCGTACAACCAGCATTGTACGAAGCCTTTGGATTAACGGTTGTTGAAGCCATGACTTGCGGGTTGCCCACATTTGCTACCTGCAATGGTGGACCAGCTGAAATCATTGTCCACGGTAAATCTGGGTTCAACATTGATCCTTACCATGGTGATCAAGCTGCAGAGATCCTTGCCGACTTCTTCGACAAATGTAAAAAAGACCCATCTCACTGGAACGACATCTCTGAGGGTGGCTTGAAACGTATCCAGGAGAA ATACACATGGCAGATATACTCGGAGAGGCTATTAACACTGACGGGAGTGTATGGGTTCTGGAAGCACGTTTCCAACCTTGACCGTCGCGAGAGCCGCCGTTACCTGGAGATGTTTTATGCTCTTAAGTACCGCAAGCTG GCTGAATCGGTTCCTCTGGCAGAGGAGTAA